The nucleotide sequence atagtgtaatggtcctttgacttgaggtcaccatggattcctacgtgtaatgtcgtatattttgatactgtcaaacgccaccgtaacaggctggttataaagatagttattgggtatgccacaaagcatggaaaagaatgtgagtgaccaagataggatttgttcctcctacgaaacgggagcgatatctcacggccacttggtggttaagtctaaaagtgtatgcatacccaaatgagtcgatataatgatatcgagctcatttgttctgatagacttacccggtaaaccaagaaaaagagatattgagccatacaaggatgtcatcgaccatgccttgggctcaatagagatatagaggacaaagggattatattacacggtagcataggtcacaaggtttgtcgagaaattgactttccgattacttgagtaatagtgatgcattgctagatgccgctcactgtttgtaatattgaaatagagatttcgatattactgtcaacgtaattgggaacctacagggtcacacacgacgactaaatcgacgggatattttgaaacaaataaaatcgtctaatagagattataCGATTtaaggtgcgaccgattaatcggatatttaatgagattaaatatgtcgattaattagactcgatttattaaattcaataGCCCACAAAAgtaatatacataaatatatatatgtttgtatgtgtttgtGCACGCAtgcaaatacatatatatatatatatatggctatatgtgtatgtatataagatACAATTGGGATCCTTAAATCCTTTTTGTCCCACACCGGTCAAATGGCTTGAAATCCTTTCCCCAAgccattatatatacatggcAGTGTATTGAGATATTAGATATAGATAACATACAACATATATGCACGtgtatatatgatatacatgtatgtatataaaatgggattattgagttgaattgttaaacTCATTAAGTCCAATTAAGTTTAATAATTCCGGGTGTCGCaccggtgtttctttcgagtgttggccgctagcaccgccgatttcgaagactcgtcgacaaagtcggtgtggataccggtagaggcgtcacgcgtgggacgctcggtcaacaattttaaatattccaggtacgcttttatttactcttattttctagtaggtcttggaattagtttcacgggtaggaaattttgaatttctgttcctttttcgcttccgttgcgcctcGTGGAACTAGCAGAATGAAAGACTTTTTTCGAGCACATCTTGATCTTTGCATTCAAGGACGTCCCAGTTGTGTCTCTGTTCAAGCAATTGGACATAATTGTGAATACAAAAGTGAGAAGAGTTAAGTATGGCTCTTTGAGCAATTAGAGATACTTAATTTGATGTGATTTGGAATTGATCCAGGGAACTTGAGACACTTATTTTTGTAGGGTCGACCCCTCTATGCCGGCTCGGACAAGTTTCTAGTGTAGGGCTCCCTGTCTCTTTGTGGCTTGGCAGTCGCATGACACATTTACCTGTATGAACCACTTTCTCTATTAGTTGTCAGCACAACCTAGTTAGGTGAATTCCTCAAGTGCAAGTAGGAGATGTTGACATTTGGTCTGCCCATGAGGAACCCGACCAGACTCGATCCGGATTTGAACCCACCTCTCTCTTAGGATTGAATGTGATGACCACTATTACTCTCCTATTAAGAGTGTAGAGTAATGGGTATTCAAAATAGAAGTTATGGGAATTGATTTCTGCAATTCCTTGCCATTATCTCGACCATTAATCCATGTTTTATGGGTCGATTGGCAGCACAATATAATGCAGCCACTACACTATGCgtgtatatgtgtgtgcatgtaGAGAGATTTTGGCAAGTGAAATACCTTAGAGAAAGATTTGAGTGGTGTAGGTATTCGTGCTTCTATTAGCGAAAGTACGTGAGAGAGGTATTTGTTCCATGAAAAGTGCTTGGCTCTTGCTCATTTTTGTAGTAAGAGTCCATCATCGTTGTCTTTCGTGATCGTTCTTGTGGGAGACCCGGTACACGATCAACACCATTCAGCGATTTCTTGGGAACCCGATAAAATCACCTAGAGGTAACTCGAATTCTATCTCGGTTATATCATATCGGGTTAATGAGTTCGGTCAAGTTTCCTAACAAGTAGGCTCTTCtccaatataataataaagaaaggaaagaaaaaagaaaaaccgaaATGTAACTGAAACCCAAGAGTACATCATATTTGATGTTTAGGTTTATGACTAAACATCGTTACAAATCCCACAAGTTCTTATTGAATACCTCATCCTAGCTAGCCAGATAGGCTTATGAAAGAGAttctaatattttcttattcacAGTATTATGCAATATGATGTTCTATTTATTCCATGTACCTATACATTCCTCCTATGGGTAAAGATGTCGAGGCAGGCGAGGTTTGGCACATGCAACCACTGGTTTGACCGCGGATTGCAGCTTAGTTTCTGACGCCACCAGATTGATCTTTGATATGCCAGGTGGCTTCAACCAGGAAAACCCTTGGACCATCCTGGCAAGTAACACAACTGTTAGAGTAGTGCCAAGAGTCGTGCCGATGCAACCTCGACGCCCTGTGCCGAAGGATATGAATCGCAGGTCAGGCTCTGTCAACACAACCTCCTTGGGCGAGCATTGGTGCATGCTTCCGTCATCGTCATTGGCTAGATGCCTCTCTGGTCTGAATTCCAGTGGCCTATCCCAGACCTTAGGGTTTCTTCCTAGTCCCGTCCGGCTCAAGAGCACGTGGCTCCCCTTAGGAATATGGTAGCCTGCGACGACCGTATCAGACAAGGACAGGTGTGGAACATTGAAGACAGCGACCGGATGGAGTCTAAAAGCTTCCCTAGCGCATGCCTTGATGTAGTTAAGGTGAGGGATGTCTTGTTCTTGAACAAGTCTCTCTTTTCCCACAACCCTGTCAAGTTCTTCGACGGCTTTATCGAGGATCTCTGGGTTATTAATCATCTCTGCCAGGGCCCATTCCGCCGCATTGGCTGGATTATCGATCGTCGCGATCATGATCTCCTGCAGTATAATCATATAAATGAGTCCATACTTTTACAAAGATAATTATAGTTATATCTGTGCATATGTGGACTAAttcaaaagagagaagaaacaCGTATGTACACAATGAGAAGGGCCGATTTTCTAGTGTTGCATGTACACATAAAAATATGTTTCCTTTTCTGTCGTTACTTCCATGTTCCATGCAAATTCATAGCTCTGGTAATTCAACTCTTCAAACAAAAGatattaatatttgaatttaCTATTAATAATTCGGGCCTCGGTACCGTctgttcaccgaaaaaaaagaaaaatattaattatcttACCCATGTCTGTGCTGTTATCTCTTCTTGTGTGAGTAATGGCATCCCCTCTGCATCCCGAAGTGAAATCAGAACATCAAGCAGGTCCTGAGGCTCAATCCTTTTCAACTCGTTTTCGTCTCTGAACATGCCACGATCATTTTCCCTCCATTTTCGCATCCTCTCTCTAATTATCGGATCATGGTACTTGAGAATGGTCTTATTAGCGTCCTTAATTATCTTTTCATGTCCATCCAAATCAAGCCCAACCAGGTAAGGCAAGTAGTCTGATATACAGAATGCATAGAGGTAATTAATTGTTGTGAAGAGGGCATTCACATGCTCTTCTTCCCTGAAAGTTGGAGCTCCATCATCTAAGATATTCTCTGCGAAG is from Punica granatum isolate Tunisia-2019 unplaced genomic scaffold, ASM765513v2 Contig00324, whole genome shotgun sequence and encodes:
- the LOC116190126 gene encoding tyrosine N-monooxygenase-like, translated to MAFIIETSYFLLIFLIFCVAKLMHERIINQRLTKSRQAPPPPGPVPWPIVGCVPEMLRSESPFRWILSWMKEMDTNIACFRLGNVHVIPVTCPKIALEFLRKQDAVFASRPLSIASHTFSGGYKTAILSPYGESWKKMKKVLASEVLSLSRHQWLHDKRAEEADNLVRYIYNQSKNSGSVNVRMACCHFCTNVVRRMMFNRRYFAENILDDGAPTFREEEHVNALFTTINYLYAFCISDYLPYLVGLDLDGHEKIIKDANKTILKYHDPIIRERMRKWRENDRGMFRDENELKRIEPQDLLDVLISLRDAEGMPLLTQEEITAQTWEIMIATIDNPANAAEWALAEMINNPEILDKAVEELDRVVGKERLVQEQDIPHLNYIKACAREAFRLHPVAVFNVPHLSLSDTVVAGYHIPKGSHVLLSRTGLGRNPKVWDRPLEFRPERHLANDDDGSMHQCSPKEVVLTEPDLRFISFGTGRRGCIGTTLGTTLTVVLLARMVQGFSWLKPPGISKINLVASETKLQSAVKPVVACAKPRLPRHLYP